A part of Prolixibacteraceae bacterium genomic DNA contains:
- a CDS encoding C1 family peptidase, whose translation MIKKSIGLGCLLALSSVVFGQKQGELTKADIQEIRGSYKKDSYTKAMENALSNNDVKSIAYNRENAGKFDHYFKYKVDVNGITDQESSGRCWLFTSLNVFRPKVMDAYKTSSFEFSQVYLSFWDLFEKSNLFLNNIIETSKQPITDREVRWYFDEVIGDGGVWNLFVNVAGKYGAVPKSVMPETHSSNNTRWMNKLLVRKLREDGIRLRQAAEQGAKKKELYAKKKEMMKAVYRMLCLNLGEPVKEFEWRFKKKDGSLSELKRYTPQSFYDEVIGKESLNDYVMIMNDPTRPYYKLYEIRNYRNTEEGVNWKYVNLPNDVIKQFAVESIKDNQAMYASCDVGKQIDSKHGILDTDNYDYNAVYGVDFGMNKKERIYTRDSGSSHAMTLVAVDVDKNGKSTKWQFENSWGAKSGHKGYLTFSDDWFDNYMFRVVIKKKYLDQKSLDVLKKKPVVLPPWDFMY comes from the coding sequence ATGATTAAAAAGAGTATCGGGTTAGGCTGTTTGTTAGCGCTATCTTCTGTTGTCTTTGGACAAAAACAAGGGGAGTTAACAAAAGCTGACATCCAAGAAATCAGAGGGTCGTATAAGAAAGATAGTTATACGAAAGCGATGGAGAATGCTTTATCTAACAACGATGTAAAGTCGATCGCATATAATAGAGAGAATGCAGGTAAATTTGATCATTATTTTAAATATAAAGTAGACGTCAATGGGATTACAGATCAGGAAAGTTCTGGTCGCTGTTGGTTGTTTACAAGTTTAAATGTATTCCGTCCAAAGGTAATGGATGCATATAAAACTTCTTCTTTTGAATTTTCACAAGTATATCTTTCTTTCTGGGATCTATTTGAGAAGTCAAATTTGTTTTTGAATAATATTATTGAGACATCTAAGCAGCCAATTACTGATCGTGAAGTACGTTGGTATTTTGATGAGGTGATTGGTGATGGTGGTGTTTGGAACCTATTTGTTAACGTAGCTGGAAAATATGGTGCTGTACCAAAGAGTGTGATGCCTGAAACTCATTCTAGTAATAATACACGTTGGATGAATAAGTTATTGGTTCGCAAACTTCGTGAGGATGGTATCCGTCTAAGACAAGCAGCAGAGCAGGGGGCTAAAAAGAAAGAGCTTTATGCGAAGAAGAAAGAGATGATGAAAGCGGTTTATCGTATGCTGTGTTTGAACTTGGGTGAGCCGGTAAAAGAGTTTGAGTGGAGATTCAAAAAGAAAGATGGTTCCTTGAGTGAATTAAAGCGCTATACTCCTCAGTCGTTTTACGATGAAGTGATCGGTAAAGAGAGTTTGAATGATTATGTGATGATCATGAATGATCCGACTCGTCCATACTACAAGTTGTATGAAATACGTAATTATAGAAATACAGAAGAGGGGGTGAACTGGAAATATGTGAACCTTCCGAATGATGTAATTAAGCAGTTTGCTGTGGAGAGTATTAAAGATAATCAAGCAATGTATGCTTCGTGTGATGTAGGTAAACAGATTGATTCGAAACATGGTATCTTAGATACCGACAACTATGACTATAATGCTGTTTATGGTGTAGATTTTGGAATGAACAAGAAAGAGCGTATTTATACTCGTGATAGTGGTTCTTCTCATGCGATGACTCTAGTTGCTGTGGATGTTGATAAAAATGGAAAGTCAACAAAATGGCAGTTTGAGAATAGTTGGGGTGCAAAAAGTGGACATAAGGGATATCTTACATTTTCTGATGATTGGTTTGACAACTACATGTTCCGTGTAGTTATAAAGAAAAAATATTTGGATCAGAAAAGTTTAGACGTATTGAAGAAAAAACCAGTGGTATTACCACCTTGGGATTTCATGTACTAA